Proteins from a single region of Pyrus communis chromosome 6, drPyrComm1.1, whole genome shotgun sequence:
- the LOC137737650 gene encoding lysine-rich arabinogalactan protein 19-like, which produces MLFTGIRLPKMVSILLAFVLCCLSFQVILTDAQTPAAAPSTLPAATPPPTTTPAAPATLPTTTPPPSTAPTAVTQPPVNAAPTPPTTTPASPSPKVAPSKSPAVPPPLPQSPPVSTPSQPPNPPPSPPVSTPTLPPPVAAPPASPTPVQAPAPVKATPAPAPAKVAPVPSPSKAPPVSAPAPVIVPPASQPVQAPSPAPPKHKGKHKHKHKHKHHHAPAPAPTVQSPPAPPTVTDTEDGATPAPSPSLNLNGGNALHQKGGISGFWVTIGLAITILLAKTG; this is translated from the exons ATGCTGTTCACTGGAATTCGTCTTCCAAAAATGGTTTCGATTTTGCTGGCTTTCGTCCTATGTTGCCTCAGCTTTCAAGTAATCCTTACCGATGCACAGACACCGGCAGCCGCACCCTCTACTTTGCCAGCTGCAACGCCCCCACCTACTACCACACCTGCTGCACCAGCTACTCTGCCGACTACAACCCCACCACCTTCTACTGCACCAACCGCAGTAACACAACCGCCTGTAAATGCAGCACCAACCCCACCAACCACCACACCTGCATCACCTTCCCCTAAGGTAGCACCATCCAAAAGCCCAGCAGTCCCACCCCCGCTACCCCAAAGTCCACCTGTGTCAACTCCATCACAGCCACCGAATCCGCCGCCATCACCACCTGTTTCGACACCAACATTGCCACCTCCTGTAGCAGCGCCACCTGCATCTCCAACACCAGTTCAAGCCCCAGCTCCTGTTAAAGCAACTCCTGCACCGGCACCAGCTAAAGTAGCACCAGTGCCCTCACCATCAAAAGCACCCCCAGTATCAGCGCCAGCACCAGTTATTGTGCCACCAGCTTCACAACCAGTGCAAGCACCTTCACCTGCTCCACCCAAACACAAGGGGAAGCACAAGCACAAGCACAAGCACAAGCATCATCATGCACCAGCACCTGCACCAACTGTACAAAGTCCCCCAGCACCACCTACGGTGACAGATACAGAGGACGGTGCAACACCGGCCCCATCAccaagtttgaatttg AATGGAGGAAATGCACTCCACCAGAAAGGAGGGATATCAGGATTCTGGGTTACGATCGGGTTAGCAATCACTATACTGCTGGCAAAGACAGGCTAA
- the LOC137737651 gene encoding uncharacterized protein yields MAATPTACAFSPAIPSLLPLITNPNKPISFFRPFSASQKNPTVGLSWSSTHGRRNPLCSRISHTAGVAPKRGYVVLAVSGLMSGNSETDAEWEPNNPNTDATIDIQLPRRSLLVKFTCNLCGERTNRLVNRLAYERGLIYVQCAGCQKYHKLVDNLGLVVEYDLREDFDVDTNADEV; encoded by the exons ATGGCGGCGACACCAACCGCCTGCGCTTTCTCCCCCGCCATTCCATCTCTCTTGCCTCTCATAACAAACCCTAATAAACCCATATCCTTCTTCCGACCGTTTTCTGCTTCCCAGAAAAACCCTACCGTCGGCCTCTCCTGGTCCTCAACCCACGGGCGAAGAAACCCTCTCTG CTCAAGAATTTCCCATACGGCAGGTGTAGCACCAAAGCGTGGCTATGTGGTGCTGGCTGTTTCTGGGTTGATGAGTGGCAATTCTGAGACGGACGCAGAATGGGAACCCAATAATCCGAATAcg GATGCTACGATTGACATACAACTTCCAAGAAGAAGCTTGCTTGTGAAATTTACTTGTAATTTGTGTGGTGAAAGGACAAATAGACTTGTCAATCGATTGGCTTATGAGCGGGGGCTTATTTACGTACAG TGTGCAGGGTGTCAAAAGTATCACAAGTTAGTTGATAATCTTGGCCTTGTGGTTGAGTATGACTTAAGGGAGGATTTCGATGTGGATACAAATGCGGATGAAGTTTGA